The DNA segment CCTATCCTGCCGcgtcccccccccaaaaaaatggagaaaaaaaaaaagaaaaaaaagaagccccGACGGTCCCACTGAAAATGTCGAGTAAGgtattttactgaattttccCAACATCCGAGGAAAGACGCAGGGCAACGGAACCGACGGCCGCTCCGTTCTCCGCTCTTGGGCATCCTGCACCCCGGTAATCCGGCTCCCCGCCCCGGCGGACGGCGGTGACTACGACGCTccccaaaccacagcaaaacGCGGTTCGGGCTGTGGGGAGGCGGGGGGAGCCGCCGGCCTTTGCCGCCTCCCCGTGGCGGGGGAAGGGGCGTACCTGCGGCTCGCGGGTCGCCGCGGCGGCCATGGTGGGGGGGGCACTGCGGGGCGGAGTCCGTGGCGAGGCCGCCTCCGCGCCAGGGCGAGCGCTGCTCCCGGCGCGGAGCTTTGCTGCGCGGATCCCTGCGCCGGGCACAGACGCGGCCAAAAGCCCTCCCCGCCCCAGCCGGCGTCCGACCAGAGCCCAGTGCCGGCGGGCAGCTCACGCCAGGGCCAAAGATGGCGCCTCCGTCCCCGATAGGCCGCAGAGGCCCCGCGCAGCCGGCACCGCCCCTGTAGCGCCCGGCCAGGGAGGTGGCGGGaggcgcccccgccccgccccgctcctTGCCCTTGGCAGGGCCAGCGCCCGCCGCGGCCATGGCGGCCTTGCCCGCCGTGCCCCTCCTCATCAACCTCTGCGGGTCGCTGCTGGGCTTCGCGGCCACGCTCACGCTGATCCCGGCCTTCACCGACCGCTTCCTCGCTGCGCGGCTCTTCGGGGAGGACCTCAACAAGGCCTCGCGGCGGCCCGTGTGAGTAGCGCTGCCCGCCGGAGCTGCCCCGCGCGGCCAGCCCGGGCCCGGCTGACTCCCCGCTCTGCCTTCCTTCCAGCCCCGAAGCACAGGGCGTCATCAGCGGTGCCGTGTTCCTGATCATCCTCTTCTGCTTCATCCCCGTGCCCTTCCTGAGGTGCTTTGTGGAGGAGCAGTGCGCGGCCTTTCCTCACGACGAGGTGAGGCTTGCCTGGCGCAGCGAGCGCAGCAGGCTCGGGCCGGGAGCGGCCACTGGTGACCGGGGTCCTGTTCTCTGTCCTGCAGTTCGTGGAGCTCATCGGTTCGCTCCTTGCCATCTGCTGCATGATTTTCCTGGGCTTTGCAGATGACGTTTTGAACCTGCGCTGGCGCCACAAGCTGCTTCTTCCTACCATGGCTTCCCTCCCACTGCTCATGGTTTACTTCACCAACTTTGGGAACACAACCATTGTGGTGCCTAAGCCCTTCCGGGTGCTGCTGGGCATGCACTTGGACCTGGGTGAGTTATGAGTCACCAGAAGCCGTCATCCAACTGGTGAGCAATTGGTGGAAGGAATCACCTGaagctgtctgtgctgcagagagagcaAACAAAAGGATTTGGTTAAGTAACCAGTGAAAGGGTGGAACTCCACCCACTAAATATTAGGGTGAAAGAACATCCAGAAACCCAGCACACGTTCAGTTGTGAATAGATAGGCACCGATCATTTTCCCGTGATTCTGACAATACGGGTGTACACAACACCTAGTTGCTAACACCAGCATGACTGAAAGAGAGACAGAACCCTGCAGCCTGCCCCTGCGGCACAGCAGTTTGCTGCAGTCGCAGTGCTGTATGTATGTGTACACATGATGGCCAGCTCATAGGAGAGGAAGCAATCTATTTGCAAGCTACCACAATCAAAACTCACTGAGATTGTTAGGTAAAGGATTGTTGTACAAAGCAAGAAGTGAGAGCTTTGGTGAATTGGCCCACGGCCTGCTTTGCCTGCCAGTACTAAAGCATTTGGCTTGCTCTGATCTGTAGGTATCCTCTACTATGTGTACATGGGCATGCTGGCAGTGTTCTGCACCAACGCCATCAACATTCTCGCTGGAATTAACGGGATTGAAGCAGGACAGTCGCTGGTGATAGCTGCTTCCATTATCATATTCAACATTGTAGAGTTAAATGGtaaggaaaataacaaacattTGTGGGTACAAAAAGCAAAGGGAGATTGAATCCTAATCTGAAAATAGCTGTTAATAACAATCAGCCAGTCCTGTCTTATCACAAATAAACacgttttccttttttctgtagGCGATTATCGAGATGATCACATCTTTTCTCTCTACTTCATGatcccctttttttttaccacGCTGGGCCTATTTTACCACAACTGGTAAGAGGAAGGACATCAGTTTCTTTGGAAGCATCCTTTCCCTCTACTCTCTCCCTTTTCAAACACACAAACCACTTAACAATGTGCAGATGGGATGCTGGAGGGTAGATAGGCTTCTTGCCAGAACTAAGAGCACAAAGCATTTATGTGGTggtagcttttctttttattagaaCAGTTGTGGTCCCACCAGCACACCCAAATGCACAGAGTCAGAATACACTCCCTCCCATGCCTCCCTGGACGTCTTTTCCTACCGTATTCTCTACAAGTCGGGTGGTGAGTCCCAGTCCTGCAGTTCTTAGAATAAATACCTACAATTGTTTTTACTGTGTAGATCTGCTGCAGATCCCTCTTGGCCCCTAACCTGCGATGTGGGCATGTGTTCAGTGGTTAGAAAGTAATTGCATGGCAACAGTAATCATGACAGACCTTTGCTTTTCTGCCCCATGGATTGCAGGTACCCATCTCGAGTGTTTGTTGGGGACACCTTCTGCTACTTTGCCGGCATGACCTTTGCTGTGGTGGGGATCTTGGGGCACTTCAGCAAAaccatgctgcttttcttcatccCACAAGTGCTCAATTTCCTCTACTCATTGCCTCAACTCTTCCACATCATTCCTTGTCCCCGTCACCGGCTGCCAAGGTAATGTACCTGAGTGACCTATAGTGGTACCACAGATTGTGTCTATCTTCAACACCAGCTGAGAAAGGTGGTAATAGGTGCTCTTTTTAAAAGCCATCGAAGTATGTTTTCTAGTTAAAAGGTAGCCAGCTCACTCTGTCAGCTACAGTTGAGTCATACTGTAGAGGTTTCTCAGAAAAGCGAACTTTTCTGACCACCCCACTCCTCagatacagaatatttttaacaatattaGAATATGATGATTCTCAGCTACAAGATTGAGAGAAGTTGACACAGGCTGCTTTTAATGCTGTTGCAGTGAGATCTGCTAAGATTTCATAGTAGCAAGCATTCTGCAGCACTATGCCATGTCAGCTATTGTCTCTGCAGATGTTAGATTCTTCTGGTTTAGTCTTTAAACTATACAGCTTTATGCATATATAGGGGGTACAGGGGAAGAGgagtctcctctgctccctctgagGGACTAGGTATCAGCAGCtgttgttactttttttttttcctccactggaTTTCTTTCTTGGCTACTCAGCTGTGCATCTAAGTCTGCTTACATAGGGGTCTCTCTGTCTCATTGTTTTATCTGGactaaatttttaatgtttcttttaggCTTAACCCTACTACAGGAAAGTTGGAGATGAGCTACTCCAAATTCAAAACTAAGAGCCTCTCTGCCCTAGGATCAAACATTCTGAAGGTAATACccagaaaacattcaaaattcAGATGCATTTTGAGGCAGTGGTCAAATGCAAAAGGAGCAAGATGGAAGGGAATGCAAAACTTCTGGGTTCAGTAGTTATTTCCTGGCTCAAATCCAgaacaaaatattctgcttaTTCTGTTACCATCCCTCACGGTCACTTGATTGTTTTAATAATCAGTCTTTCAGAATAACCACACATAGCAGTGTCCCAGGACCATCATAAGCCCATCCTGTCTTTATAGTAAGAACACAGGCCAGATTTCAGGGATGGTACAGCAAAGGGGCTCTTGAACAAAACCAAGCCAGTGAGCACCAAACGTACCTGGTGCAATAATGTGCAATATTTCTTTCCCCAGGTAGTCAAGATCTTGCATGTAGTAGATGTGAGGAGTGGAATGGATGAAGATGGCGAATACACTGAATGCAATAATATGACACTTATTAACTTTGTCATAAAGCTGATTGGACCCACCCAGGAGCGAAATCTCACTCTTCTATTGCTACTCATTCAGGTCAGACAACAGGTTCCTCCAGTAGAAAGAAGTACTCTAGAATGGAAACAGATCCAAGTCAGTCTCAAGAGTTttaaggggaaagggggaagtAAATTATCGTGCTCTTCACACAAGATGCAGTTGAGCTGTGGAACTTAGGGAGGCTTACACAGCTCAAGGAGGAAGCAAATTCACATGCACACCTCCCTGTTCATTGAGAGCTTATAAAAACAAAGTCTCTAGGTTAGCTTGAGGAGATTCCCAAAGCACAGATTATTGGCTGCAAGAAAAACACGAGGACAGCAGAGTGCTTTGTGACTCTGACCAAGTACAGCCTTTCTGCGTGTTCCTGTTTGTCAGTCAGAGCAAATGAGAATTATCTCTGACAGGTGGATTTGTGTAAGGGTGGCACAAGGCTCAGCAGTCCCCAGAATCTGAGCAGGAGCATTTTAGAGCCACTTGGAACACAAGGATAATACACCTCACAGATACTGCCACTACCCCTATTCAGCATATGAACTCTCATGCATGATATAGTAGAAACACCACTTTTGGAAAGGCAAGCATTGGTTAATTGCCTAtgataaattctttttttcaatctCAGATTTAAGATAAGAGGGTCTTATTACAAAAGAGACACTTAGCAAAATTCCCATTCAGGAGAAAGGACTTCCAACAGAAGCCTGTAGAACAGACCTTAGGCAGATGACATCGGGGATCGCAGAAGACAGGAAGTACAGAGAGCCCAGTCACAGCAAAGAATTCCTGACAGTACCTTATTGTAAGGATGCTGAATTGCAGAGGTATTTTCCATTACAAACCATATTATATTATGATATAGGCTCCTTAAGGAGGAATGAGTTATTCCCAACCGTTCATTTCATCCACATGTTCTCAGAATGTGACCGTGTGCAGGCACATGCAGAAATCCCCCACTGATACCTATAATTCTCAAAGAAATTGGGTCTGTGGATAGACTATACCTAAAAAATTTAGCCTATATGTTGCTGTTTAATCAAAGGAGGCATGCTGGAAAGCTTAGCAAATCCATATGGAAAGGAGAAATCTGACAGCCTGTAGACTATTCAACACTGTAATGTTTCTGTTGTATGTCTTTTTTACCTAGGTCCTGGGCAGCACCATTGCATTTTCCATCCGGTACCAACTAGTGCGTTTGTTTTATGATGTCTGACTGGACCGTCAGGGGAAAGAGTTGTACCAGCCAGTCCATTTTCTCCAGTTGCTGATCAAATGATTCAACTGATCTTACTCTAGCCCTCTGAGAACCTCAGAACACCTGTCAAAACACAAGCAACTGCTCTATGTGGGCTAGTCTTGAACcgtttgttttgggtttttttggtgcaaaGGCTTTTGTCCAATTCTGTTGATGGAAAGGGTTCACTGCTACTTGGACATCACTGTTACTGGGAATACCTTTCAGAGGGAAAGCAAATGACCCAAATGTTTACTGACAGGGAAGTGGGAAAGATGGAATCTCTGTACATCTAACAAGGATGTTACTGTTCctcaagagagaaaacagcaactTTAAATTCTGTGAGATGCTGTAGAGCACAATAAGTAAACCAGATTTCGCTCCTGGCTTTTCCAATCCTTTGGTCCATGGACATAGAGTGACATGTTATAAACCATGCTCAAAACTCAGAACGCTCCAAGAATAAAATAACTCATGGTACCCTTTCCCCTGCAGTGCTTTGCCACGACAGTATTGACATGCAGTAAAACTGGGTTACATGATTCCTCCCTGTACCTTTCTACCCTGCTAGGGGGCTGATCATTTCTGCAGTTGACTCCCTCCTTTTTTATGGCTACTAGGAATGTTCCCTGCTGAtgggcttttaatttttaacatcaTCATCTGCCTTCCTCTGTGGAAGAGGACACATCTGGAACAGGCTAGCAGAGTAAGGATCGCTGTGTCCTTAGATTAACATGG comes from the Chiroxiphia lanceolata isolate bChiLan1 chromosome 23, bChiLan1.pri, whole genome shotgun sequence genome and includes:
- the DPAGT1 gene encoding UDP-N-acetylglucosamine--dolichyl-phosphate N-acetylglucosaminephosphotransferase gives rise to the protein MAALPAVPLLINLCGSLLGFAATLTLIPAFTDRFLAARLFGEDLNKASRRPVPEAQGVISGAVFLIILFCFIPVPFLRCFVEEQCAAFPHDEFVELIGSLLAICCMIFLGFADDVLNLRWRHKLLLPTMASLPLLMVYFTNFGNTTIVVPKPFRVLLGMHLDLGILYYVYMGMLAVFCTNAINILAGINGIEAGQSLVIAASIIIFNIVELNGDYRDDHIFSLYFMIPFFFTTLGLFYHNWYPSRVFVGDTFCYFAGMTFAVVGILGHFSKTMLLFFIPQVLNFLYSLPQLFHIIPCPRHRLPRLNPTTGKLEMSYSKFKTKSLSALGSNILKVVKILHVVDVRSGMDEDGEYTECNNMTLINFVIKLIGPTQERNLTLLLLLIQVLGSTIAFSIRYQLVRLFYDV